In Paenibacillus sonchi, the genomic stretch GCTGTCCAGGCTGCAGGACATCCGGGTTCATGGCCAGGCACATGCTGCAGCCCGCTTCGCGCCATTCAAAACCTGCTTCAGTAAATACTTTGTCAAGCCCTTCCTTCTCGGCCTGCAGCTTCACGCGTCCCGAGCCCGGAACCACAATTGCCGTAACCTTATCCGATACCTTATGGCCCTTGGCTACCTCAGCCGCAGCACGGAGATCTTCAATGCGTCCATTCGTGCAGGAGCCGATGAAGACATAGTCAATACCGATTTCGGAAATCGGCGTTCCCGGTACCAGGTCCATATATTCAAGCGCTTTTTCAGCCGCCTTGCGTTCGTTCTCCGTCGTGAAATCCGCCGGGTTCGGCACAGTGGAGGTAATATCCGTACCCATACCCGGGCTGGTTCCCCAGGTTACCTGCGGAATCAACGTTTCCACATCAAATTCAACAACGGTATCATACTGGGCGCCTTCGTCGCTGACAAGCTCCTTCCAGGTTTCAACCGCAGCTTCATAGGCTGCGCCCTGCGGCACATACTGGCGTCCGCGCAGATAGTTGAAGGTAGTCTCATCCGGAGCGATCAGCCCTGCTCTTGCCCCGCCTTCAATCGACATGTTGCAGACCGTCATGCGTTCTTCCATCGACAGCTCACGGATGGCTTCGCCGGTATATTCAATAACATAACCTGTTGCAAAATCGGTGCCATACTTGGCGATAACACCAAGAATCATATCCTTGGCTGTTACGCCGGGATTGCGTTTGCCCGTGAAACGGACTTCCATCGTTTTGGCCTTGGACTGCTGCAGACACTGGGTCGCCAGCACATGCTCAACCTCACTGGTGCCGATCCCGAATGCCAGCGCGCCGAATGCGCCATGTGTAGATGTATGGCTGTCGCCGCAGACGATGGTTTTGCCGGGATGAGTCAAGCCGATTTCCGGACCCATAACATGGACTACACCTTGGTCAATATCGTTCAGATCGAACAATTTCACGCCAAAATCGCGGCAGTTCTGCGACAATGTATCAATCTGCTGCTTGGAGATAGGATCGGTAATATTGTAACGGTCCTTGGTGGGAACGTTATGATCCATAGTTGCAAAAGTAAGGCCCGGACGGCGCACCTTGCGGCCGCTGAGGCGAAGTCCTTCAAAAGCCTGCGGGGATGTGACCTCATGCACCAGATGCAGATCGATGTAAATGATGCTTGGCTTGCCTTCCTCCTGATGGATTACGTGATTGTCCCAAATCTTTTCAAACATTGTCTTGTTGCCCATGTCTTCACCTCATAAAGTAGAAT encodes the following:
- the leuC gene encoding 3-isopropylmalate dehydratase large subunit, which codes for MGNKTMFEKIWDNHVIHQEEGKPSIIYIDLHLVHEVTSPQAFEGLRLSGRKVRRPGLTFATMDHNVPTKDRYNITDPISKQQIDTLSQNCRDFGVKLFDLNDIDQGVVHVMGPEIGLTHPGKTIVCGDSHTSTHGAFGALAFGIGTSEVEHVLATQCLQQSKAKTMEVRFTGKRNPGVTAKDMILGVIAKYGTDFATGYVIEYTGEAIRELSMEERMTVCNMSIEGGARAGLIAPDETTFNYLRGRQYVPQGAAYEAAVETWKELVSDEGAQYDTVVEFDVETLIPQVTWGTSPGMGTDITSTVPNPADFTTENERKAAEKALEYMDLVPGTPISEIGIDYVFIGSCTNGRIEDLRAAAEVAKGHKVSDKVTAIVVPGSGRVKLQAEKEGLDKVFTEAGFEWREAGCSMCLAMNPDVLQPGQRCASTSNRNFEGRQGRGGRTHLVSPAMAAAAAIKGHFTDVRDWNYKAEAVNA